A window of Juglans regia cultivar Chandler chromosome 7, Walnut 2.0, whole genome shotgun sequence contains these coding sequences:
- the LOC109008435 gene encoding protein RALF-like 24, which translates to MSIPSLVPLTFLYLVLLFLHTQVSICNGVSVLGLDSLENSEMDAMVKRVCTQKVGECFSDTEMDTETNRRVLVMQKKYISYETLRRGMTPCAKPGASYYNCQAGVANPYNRGCEVITRCARGIPKT; encoded by the coding sequence ATGTCCATTCCCAGCCTGGTTCCCCTGACCTTCCTCTACCTGGTACTGCTTTTCCTCCATACCCAAGTCTCGATCTGCAATGGGGTCTCAGTTCTGGGCCTGGATTCGCTGGAAAACAGTGAAATGGATGCAATGGTGAAAAGGGTTTGCACCCAAAAGGTTGGGGAATGTTTTTCAGATACTGAGATGGATACGGAGACCAACAGGAGAGTTCTGGTGATGCAGAAGAAGTATATAAGCTATGAGACACTGAGGAGGGGCATGACTCCATGTGCTAAACCGGGGGCATCATACTACAATTGTCAGGCTGGAGTGGCAAATCCTTACAACAGAGGTTGTGAGGTCATTACTAGATGTGCAAGAGGTATCCCCAAAACTTGA